The sequence below is a genomic window from Bos taurus isolate L1 Dominette 01449 registration number 42190680 breed Hereford chromosome 7, ARS-UCD2.0, whole genome shotgun sequence.
tctggtatggagagttccagggactgtatagtccatggggttgcaaagggtcagacacaactaagaaactttcactttcacttttcacttttatatacatgtgtgtgtgtgtgggtgtgtgtgtgtgtgtatcacctccctcttgaaccacCCTCTCCTACCCCTATCCCACTCCCACAGAAAGCCAGTCTGAATACAAAATTGTCATATTTAAATAGAGCCCTGTTTTATGTGTCCAGGGTATTTAGGTactactgaagctgaagctccaatcctttggctatctgatgcaaagagctgactctgcAAAAATAGTACTGGACTTTAGGTACTATTATTACACTTAGGGAAGAAAGATAATCTAATGTTGACAGCTTGGCTTGTGACATTGTTTTTCCTAATTGTGTGCCTGAGATTGAGAATAGCCTGGTCATTGCAAGGAGGCCTCTTGGTACCTCCAAATTTTCTAATACTATATCTTATCACTTTACCTCATGGACTTTCCCATGGATACAAAAGCTTCCTTTCAAACTTGATTTTCTGAAACAAATACCTTTTCAGGTCCTTTCACCTGGGGGTTATCTCTGTCCACCTCACACATTTCCTTCAGATAACCTCACATTTCCGGCCCTCACTTCCATGAGGTCTCTGTTCAGATGTTTGGCAGACTATCTGAACACTCCAtaaaacattgttgttgttgttattcactcAGACATgtgcagctctttgcaaccccatggactgcagcacaccaggcttccctgtacttcaccatttctggaagtttgctcaaactcatgtccattgagtcaggtgatgccatccaaccatctcattctctgtggccctctcctcctcctgccctcagtgtttcccaccatcagggaTTTTTGcagagtcagatctttgcattaGATAGCCAAaggtttggagcttcagcttcagcatcagtccttgcaatgaatattcagagatgacttcctttaggattgactggtttgatcttgcagtccaagggactctcaagagtcttctctaacaccacagttcaaaaacatcaattctttggcctttagccttctttatagtcaaactctcacatctgtacgtgactactggagaaaccatagttttgactataaggaaactttgtcagcaaagtgatgtctctgctttttgatatgctatctaagtttgtcatagcttttcttccaaggagcaagcatcctttaattccAGGGTGCAGTCAcgatccgcagtgattttggagcccaagaaaataaagcataataCCCCCATTGACTTTCTTCTTCATACTAGATCTCTTTCTTCATAGCAACTATCTCTCAGTACAGTATGCTCTTTATCTAGAAGTAGGTCAGTCCTCAATTTATATTCCCCCAAAACATGGCAGAATTTCTCATCTAAACTCCCCAATACACGACCATTTGGGGAGGAGGCTAGATATGGGCCAGAAGTTGATACTCAGAAATGGCACAGGGGATCTCTTGAAGGAGaaattttcatacaaaaattatggattttaatttttgaatgcaAAATTGTAGAATTTCAACATTATTACAATGCCAATTTCAGATAAAACTAGTcatgtcatttgttttttttgtttttttttttttttttttttttgtctgtttgtttccaGGCAGTCACCTCTACTACATGGAATTGGGGAATGATACAGAAATTTCAGagtttcttcttctgggattttcACAGGAACCAGAACTGCAGGCCCTCATATTTGGACTGTTCCTCTCCATGTACCTGATCACCGTGTTTGGAAACCTGCTTATCATCCTGGCAGTCAGCTCAGACGCCCACCtacacacccccatgtacttctttctcacCAATCTGTCCTTTGTAGACATTTGTTTCACCTCTACCACTATCCCAAAGATGTTGTGGAATGTCCAGACCCAGAGCAAAGTTATAACCTATGAAGGCTGCAtcacacaaatttattttttcctactgtCTGCAGTGTTGGACATCTTCCTTCTcacagtgatggcctatgaccgctttgTGGCCATCTGTCACCCCCTGCACTACATGGTCATTATGAACCCTCGGCTCTGCTTTCTGCTGGTTCTGGTGTCCTGGACCATCAGTATCCTGAATTCCTTGTTACAAAGTTTAATTTTGTTACAGCTTTCTTTTTGCACTGTTGTGGAAATCCCTGACTTTTTTTGTGACCTCAGTCAGATAATCCAACTTGCCTGTTCTGACACCTTTCTTAATAATATGGTAATGTATCTTACAGTTGTACTTCTGAGTAGTGGTCCCCTGGCTGGTATCCTTTATTCTTACTCAAAGATAGTTTCCTGTATATGCAGAATCTCATCAGTTCAGGGGAAGTATAAAGCATTTTCCATCTGTGCATCTCACCTCTCAGTCGTCTCCTTATTCTTTTGTACAAGCCTAGGAGTGTACCTTAGCTCTCCTGCTACCCACAGCTCACACTCAAGTGCAACAGCCTCggtgatgtacactgtggtcacacccatgctgaacccctttaTCTACAGTCTGAGAAACAAAGACATAAAGGGGGCTCTGAAAAGATTCTTTATGATGGCAAGTCTAAAAAGGTCAGTTATTCTAGATTTGGAGAAGTGCCCAAGATTGCAGATCTCAAAGTCTCAGAATAAGTagttgtgattttttaaatcagaCTTTGGAAGTATAAGTTGCCCTGTTATTTATTTCCTagaattctcatttttttccaaCTACTCTACACAATTTAATTACTCACTTAATTACTCTTCTCTGTCAGATATCcaaccatttttattttcttctgttctttcttcctatttttcctACTTCATCCCCAAACTTTGATATCAAAAAGTTGGAAATTCTCATTTATCTCATGAAACTGCTTGGGTTTATTAAgaacaatttcttttaaaatgacaaataccATACCAGATGATGCATCTTAGTTTTGCTAAAAGAATACTCATGAGTTACCacttcatcagaaaaaaaaaaaaaaaaaaactaaactaaactacaGAGTTCAGTTTTATAACATTGTGGGAGAGGAAAAACCTGAGACTACAATTTTTCACTTCTGGGTCCATCATTCCTTTTTTGGCCTGAACTGGTGTTCCTGATAATGCAGACCTTAACATAACAGTCTATTTTATAAAAGGTCATTAGGTTTTATTCTCCTGAATAGGATTCTGTTCTCTTATAAGA
It includes:
- the OR7A115 gene encoding olfactory receptor family 7 subfamily A member 115, which translates into the protein MQNCRISTLLQCQFQIKLVMSFVFFVFFFFFFFVCLFPGSHLYYMELGNDTEISEFLLLGFSQEPELQALIFGLFLSMYLITVFGNLLIILAVSSDAHLHTPMYFFLTNLSFVDICFTSTTIPKMLWNVQTQSKVITYEGCITQIYFFLLSAVLDIFLLTVMAYDRFVAICHPLHYMVIMNPRLCFLLVLVSWTISILNSLLQSLILLQLSFCTVVEIPDFFCDLSQIIQLACSDTFLNNMVMYLTVVLLSSGPLAGILYSYSKIVSCICRISSVQGKYKAFSICASHLSVVSLFFCTSLGVYLSSPATHSSHSSATASVMYTVVTPMLNPFIYSLRNKDIKGALKRFFMMASLKRSVILDLEKCPRLQISKSQNK